The Gorilla gorilla gorilla isolate KB3781 chromosome 23, NHGRI_mGorGor1-v2.1_pri, whole genome shotgun sequence genomic interval ttaaaaaggaaacaaagctgCATGCAACAGCTTGAAATTGTATATTCAGGTATTAAAGGTGCAATACTGGTTAGAAAAAACTCAAGGCCTCCCACTGGGGAGCtgcctttatttaattttaaagaaaacaaaatctaacCCAAAAAGTCCAATTCAtatttccctctcccctctttaaGTAATTTTACATGGCCATAGTCATTATTCTAACTGATATGTCTATAAAGTTGCACCCCCAGTCCGTTGAGCCTTGGTATTTGTTGTAAATTCTCCTTTCACAGCGATTGTTAAATCTATTCGTGCCCTGAGATGTATGGCTTTATGCTGAAGATTGGCTGGATGCGTCCTCTGATGTGTGTTGTAGGAATTTAATGTGGTTGTCTCCTGCTTTTATTATACTGTGACTTGTTAGGAAACCCTGGGCCTCATTTGGCTCTCCCTTGGGAGAGGTTGAGGGtgcacctttatgaacatggaaaggttTATCACAGCAGTTAACCCCCACTTGCTCCTCCCCTCTATACCAAGCTCTTCTGGTTTTTCACCTGACGGGGTGGGTGTTTGGGATctattttttcttgctaatttgccAAGTATTGCACTATTAATACCAGCCCCCGAAATGAAAGGAACCAACCACACTGGTGTGTACAATCAGACAAGCAAGGTTGTATATTGAGGAAATTTGAGCAAGCTGCCCTGAAGAAAGGCATAGTGACAAGATGAGAGAGATGCATTGTTTGGAGATGTGTTTAGCCAGTGCCCTTCTTCCCCACGAGCCCCCCCAAGGCTCAGAGCGGTACTGGCTTTTAAAGGGAAAGGCCTTCATTTCTTCGTTTATCCCCCCAGCAGCGCTGGAGAGCGAGGTGGCTTCAATAAGCCTGGTGGTAAGTTTTTGAGTATTACCATAgatagtgtttaaaaaaaaatgcagtcagTTTTTagaaaactataatttttttattagtttcATAAGTGGTTTAAAAATGATCTATACAAAAGAGACTAATGGGTACTGCCGGCATTGTCTTAGGGGTAATAAGGTTAACCTATGGTTACAAAACAAAGGGTAACTTGAAGTATTGAGTAACTGCTTCTGTAATATGGgggagaataaatttttaaatttggtttatTTAGAGGAAAAATTTTGACTTAAATTTAACACTGATTTGGCACATAAGCATTGAGAGTGTATTTGGTTAATGGTTTAGAAGCAAACcagcaaaggaaaaaagcaaacccTAGCAAACCTTTCACAAATGTTAAAGAGACACTGCTCCATTTTAGCAGTGCGGGTCATTTTGAGTTTAATGAATCCCCATCAAATGGTGGTATAGTAGATAGCTATGTGTGTTTGTAAGGTTTGTAGCTTGCAAGACGTGcactaataatattttatatgatcTTTCCTGGTTGGCAGGACCCATGGATGAAGGACCAGATCTTGATCTAGGTAATTTTGAATTCTAGTTGTGCTTCATATCGTGCTTTATAAATTAATGGTACAGAGGTAAATGCATGCGTAGAGTTCAGCAGCCTTATAGACCAGTGTGATATTCTTGCTGTCAAGGACAGTTTGGGAAATCCTATGTGAGCATCTACTCATAATTGCCTTAAGTGAAGTAAACCAAAAGTTTGAAAGCATTCTTCTTAGTATGCTTGGTAGTTTTCTTAGATTTATGATGAATATCCTTGGGCAGTAGTGATCAGGTAGTTAAGAAACCCCTATAGATGCATGATAATAATTCTCCTGTCTTGTTGTCTCTGAAAGGCCCACCTGTAGATCCAGATGAAGACTCTGACAACAGTGCAATTTATGTACAAGGATTAAATGACAGTGTGACTCTAGATGATCTGGCAGACTTCTTTAAGCAGTGTGGGGTTGTTAAGGTCAGTAAAAGCATAACCAGGTCATCTGGCAGAACTTTAAACCACAGAGCATTTTAAAGAGATTGAATTGATGTTGAGAGTTGTTTTCTAAGGTTGCCTTTGCCTGACTTCTTTCTAGGTATCTTatggtttgttcctttttaaaaaaagattagcctttttttttttttttttttgagatggagtttccttcttggtacccaggctggagtgcaatggcgcaagtcttggctcactgcaacctccgttcaagtgaatctcctgcctcagcctcccaagtagctgggattacaggtgtgcgccaccagctAATTGTgtctttttagtaaagatggggtttcaccgtgttgggcaggcgggtctcaaactcctgacctcaggtgatctgcccaccttggcgcctcccaaagtgctgggattacagatgtgagcccctaCGCCCGGCCTTCCCTCCTCCACCCCTAGGGACAGAGTGTTgctcaacctcagcctcccaggttcaagtgattctcctaccacaGCCTCTTGAGGTAGCTGgacttacaggcacatgccaccatgcccgactaatttttatatttttagtggagatggattTTTGCCTGTTGGCcgagctggtctctaactcctggccgcctcaagtgatccacctacctcagcctcccaaattgctgggattacaagcatgagccactgcacccaacctcaaATTATTGTGTCTTTATGCTAATTCTTAATAGCTAGTAACGCAGATTTTTTCTAAAGGGATTTTTGACTGTTTTTCAGTTCTTGCTCTTCTGTATTAGAGTTAGTTTATGAACCCCATAAACCTCAAAACCTTAAAACCCCAATTGAATATTTACTAAATCTATGAAGTAATTTCAGGAGAATTTACATTTTTGTGATACTGAGTGATCTTTTTTTCCcatgaagattttatttctccatttatttgtatatttatttgcttatttatttattgagacagtctcgctgtgtcaccaggctggagtgcagtggcgcgatctcagctcactgcaacctctggctcctgggttcaagcgattgtcctgcctcagcctcctgagtagctaggattacagatgcccgccaccacacccagctaatttttgtatttttagtagagatggggtttcaccatgttggtcaggctggtcttgaactcctgacctcaggtgatctgctgcctCAACTCCCAAAGTTTTGtgattgcagacgtgagccactgcgcctggcctgtctctacttattattttattttactttgagacagtgtctcactccttCACccggctggattgcagtggcgcagtctcggcttactgtaacctctgcctcccgggtctccttgcctcagcctcccgagtagctggaattacaggcacctaccagcacccctggctaatttttgtaagtagagatgggatttcaccatgttggccaggctggtcttgaacttctgacctcacgtgatccacccacctaggcctcccaaagtgctgtgattacaggtgtgagccaccacacccagcctatttagaTCTTCAGTAAAGACTATCGATTTCCTTAAAGGTCTTGCAAATTTTACTAGTTTTACTTCTAGGTTTCGTTTATTTTCAAGTTGCTGTGGTTAATGGTCTTTGTTAAATGATACTTTTCTGGTtattactggtgtatagaaatacagttgatttggccgggcgcggtggctcacgcctgtaatcccagcactttgggaggccgaggtgggcagatcacgaggtcaggagatcgagaccatcctggccaacacgatgaaaccccatctctactataaatacaaaaaattagccaggcttggtggcgggcacctgtagtcccagctactcgggaggctgaggcgggagaatggcaagaacctgggaggtggagcttgcagtgagctgagatggcgccactgcactccagcctgggtgactgagtgagactccacctcaaaaaaaaaaaaaaaagaaagaaaaatacagttgattttgggccggcgtggtggctcatgtctgtaatcccggcactatgggaggccgaggtgggtggatcactaggtcaagagatcgagaccatcctggccaacgtggtgaaacctcgtatctactaaaaatacagaaattagccgggtgtggtgacacgcgcctgtagttGAGccactcgggagtctgaggcaggagaatcagttgatcccaggatgcagaggttgcagtgagctgagatggcgccactgcactccagcctggcgacagagcaagactcccatctcaaaaaaaaaaaggaaatacagttgATTTTGGTAAATCTTATATAAGGTGATTTCTCCCTActtgtaggtgtgtgtgtgcacagataTCACACAGACCTCAAAAGTAAAATGCTTTTAGTGTCTACTGTCATATTCTACCCTGTGCAAGACTCcttcttgtttgcttttttgttttgagttggagtcttgctctgttgcccagactggagtgcagtggcacaatttcagctcactgcaacctccgcctcctgggttcaagcctcaagcctcttgagtagctgggattacaggcttaagcatattaaaaagactgctttttaatatgtatataacatGTAGTTTATTGAGGAATGTGGAGTTTATCCTGGTTAAGAAAGTAGTATTTACCAtcaaaattttggaaataaagatgttaaaatAGATTTCCAagctggatacagtggctcacatgtgtaatcctagcactttgggaggccaaggcaggaggatcccaaggattgcttgagcccaggagtttgagaccagcctggacaacagagtgagactctgtctcacaaaaaagaaaaaaatgtatttccacaTTATTCATACCACAgttttgccatattttcttttcagtttttaggTATCACGTTCCTTTTTTTAAGTCAGAGGTATCAATATATATATCCTGTTGTCATCTTTTTTAAGTCCTATAAATAGATTGCTCTTGTGTTACTGGATATATGTAAACAATTACAGACTAAACTgattgtgtgcatatataatgCAAAAAAGTACACGTGAAGATATTCTTATACAAGGTAGCTCCTGAATTCAAGTCAACCACATCTGATATTCAGCTGAAAGACTAGTCATCTGTTCTAACTGGAGGAAGTAGTGGCTGTGTTAGACTAACCAAGAATCCCTGTAGTTCACTCACAGCCTGTACACTGTCCTTCACGGTTTAAGGATAATTTTCTTTATGCCAGTCACGTCTTATGTGGTGGTATCAAAGTCTGACTACCCCTACGAGGTGGCTGTGCTCAGTGGGTACCTGTCTGGGCATAGAAAATGCCAGGGCAGGCAAACCAGCATCAGAAGATGGCTAAGGCAGGAGTGGGGCCTATCCTGTTCACTTCCACACTTTGGTCTACTTTGGTTTTTATGATAAAGCAGGGATAGAGGAGAAAATAACTTAGAATTCTGAAAAACTTAAAAGCGGAGAAACGGTGACATTTAGTGACTTACTACATGTGAAAAATTGGTACTTTTCCTGGATTTTGCCTGGACTTTTTTCTCCCAAATTAGTATATTCTAGTCATGCCTAACTATGCTATTCTTTGTCTAGATGAACAAGAGAACTGGGCAACCCATGATCCACATCTACCTGGACAAGGAAACAGGAAAGCCCAAAGGCGATGCCACAGTGTCCTATGAAGACCCACCTACTGCCAAGGCTGCCGTGGAATGGTTTGATGGTGAGATGTACTCACTGGCATTCTTAATCTCCCTGGCTATAGAGTATGGCATGAGGGAGAAACTTGTGAACCATAGGAGCAAGAAGACCTTCCATCTCTTCCTGGGGGAGGTAGATGGCCGGTCTCCCTTCAGTAGTATTAGCACCCAGCCATTGACCCTGGATTTGGAGatccctttattttcaggcaTTAGTATTACAAATCAACCTTGCTTAAAGTGGCAAACACTTCCTAAGCACAGATTATCAGAAGGtacagaaaacccttcaaaagaaCATCTTAGCCAGTGTACATTtgcatatagataaatatatatatttaaatgtatagataaatatatatatttaaatgaggCCTTGACATTAATGGTGGGATTTCACTTCAGACAAAACCAACTTGAAAGCATTGAATGACTTGGCCATGtccagtggcttgcacctgtaatcccagcactttgggaggccaacattggtgcattgcttgaatccaggggcttgagaccagcctggggaacatggcaaaaccctgtctctacaaaaaaaatacaaaaattagccaggtgttgtggcacactCCTATACCTATAgtaccagccactcaggaggctgaggtgggaggatcacttgagcccggggagTTTGAagctccagtgagctgagattgcaccactgcactccaacctgggcaacagagcaagactctgtctcaaagaaagtgTCAAATAACAAGTCCTGGTTCTGTTTTCTTGGCcatgcagtcagcttcccaccaGCTTATTTTCCTCCTTATGGTAGACAGTGTTTTTtgcttgtgttgtttttttttgagacggtctcactttgtcacccaggctggagtgcagtgacacaagccatctcagcttactgcaacctccacctcccaggttcaagccaatCTTGTGCGTCAGCCACTCGAGTAGCTGCTctactacaggcgcatgtcaccacgcccagctaacttttgtattttttaatagagatggggtttcaccatgttggtcaggctgtagGAAGGTTTTTAAGTATATTTAAGTATGGcctttttctggccaggcacaatggctcttgcctataatcctaccactttaggaggccaaggcaggaggattgcttgaaccaaggagttcactagcagcctgggcaacctagtgagacactGCTTCTACAAACAATTTTgtaaaattagtcgggcatggtgatgcgtgcctgtagtcccagctacttgggaggattgcttgagcaagtGAgattgaaactgcagtgagctgtgccactgcactccagcccgggcaacagtgaaacccccatctcaaaaacagccTTTTTCTGGCCTTGTCATTAAAGATCTTAGAGAAGATTACAGGCAGACCTAATGCATCTGGGAGTGGTCATTTGATGATGTTGTGGAGTTGGTGAACAGGGAGTATAGGGGAGTAATTGATGTTCTGTTGTCTTGTTCCAGGGAAAGATTTTCAAGGGAGCAAACTTAAAGTCTCCCTTGCTCGGAAGAAGCCTCCAATGAACAGTATGCGGGGTGGTATGCCACCCCGTGAGGGCAGAGGGATGCCACCACCACTCCGCGGAGGTACTTTTTCTGAGCTCCTATGTTGCATTAAAAGGTTTTCAGTACACTTCATACCCTTGAGAAACTTGATTATTAGAGTGAAGAAACATAAAATTGTGTGTAGAGTCAATACTAGACTATTGTCAATACTAGACTATTGAGAGCTAACAATGAATGTTTGTCGGGAGTAAAGGGAAGAGAAGAATATGGGAGGCTGGAAGCCACTCTGCCTGTCAACTCCAGACTGCCATTTATTCAGCTTTGGTTGTGTCTGTATAGACATGCCTATTCCTTACAGAATTGTGGGagttcagccaggtgcagtggctcacgcctgtaatcccagcactttgggaggctgaggtgggcggatcacctgaggtcaggagtttaagaccagcctggccaacatggtgaaactccctctctactaaaaatacaaaaattagccgggtatggtggtgcatgcctgtaatcccagctactcgggaggctgaggcaggagaattgtttgaatctggggggtggaggttgcagtgagcaaagatcgtgccactgcactccagcctgggcaacagtgtgagactccgtctccaaaaaaaaaaaattgtgggagCTCTGTTTCTGTAGAGCACGTGGAACACGCTCCTCACAGGGAAGGGGGCTGATGGCCTGAGCCACACGGAAACACGGAACAGGTGATGGGGAAATGACAGCAGTAGTATCTGTGGGTTTACttagtgatttttatttcctatagCAAATTTGGTGCTACAGAGAAATGATTTGCTGTTTCTTGTTGTAGGTCCAGGAGGCCCAGGAGGTCCTGGGGGACCCATGGGTCGCATGGGAGGCCGTGGAGGAGATAGAGGAGGCTTCCCTCCAAGAGGACCCCGGGGTTCCCGAGGGAACCCCTCTGGAGGAGGAAACGTCCAGCACCGAGCTGGAGACTGGCAGTGTCCCAATCCGTATGTACTTGTCTTGGCAAATTGATACCCTACGAGTGAAGCCACCCTTCCCTCACCCCATCCCCACTCTAGAGTGgattgctctgtctagaggaacagaatgatGACCTTGATGGCTGGTTAGGGACACTAGTCAGCCATTCACTGGATGCTTCAGAGCCTTCTGAAGATTGATTTGACCTGTCCTGTGGGTGCAATGCTGCCTGAGGCTGTGCCCTAAAGTATGGGTGTACATAGATCCTCTTGATAGTGAGTGTGTACCTGTTCACACACCACCTTTCCTTGTTTATCTTCCTTAGTTCAATTGGTGATTTCTGCTGTGATGTAATTGTATGCAGGGGTTGTGGAAACCAGAACTTCGCCTGGAGAACAGAGTGCAACCAGTGTAAGGCCCCAAAGCCTGAAGGCTTCCTCCCGCCACCCTTCCCGCCCCCGGGTAGGTGCAGGTTTCATGAGTGTCCCCTCAGCTTCCTGGtgctaaacctcttttcttatttgtGGGCTTGGTAAACTGCAGTTGCCCTCTGCTTAACAACTTTGAGTTGTCGTGTCCTCATTTCTAAATTGCCAGCCCAATGCTGAGATTGAGTGAAGTGTCTGGTTTGTTCTGCTGTGAGAGAAGGAAGCAGAGCAGCTTCCACAGTGTCCACAGGGCCTCTGCAGCCACCCACTGACTGCTTTTGCCCTGCTATTCTCACCTTAGGTGGTGATCGTGGCAGAGGTGGCCCTGGTGGCATGCGGGGAGGAAGAGGTGGCCTCATGGATCGTGGTGGTCCCGGTGGAATGTTCAGAGGTGGCCGTGGTGGCGACAGAGGTGGCTTCCGTGGTGGCCGGGGCATGGACCGAGGTGGCTTTGGTGGAGGAAGACGAGGTGGCCCTGGGGGGCCCCCTGGACCTTTGATGGAACAgatgggaggaagaagaggaggacgTGGAGGACCTGGAAAAATGGATAAGTAAGTGCTGGTGAAAAGGCACAGTAAGAGGACAGCCCCTCCCAGCTTGGTTGGCGCAAGTCCTCATGGTGCTAGGAAGCTTGTGATAGTGCTTGGGAGGAGCCAGGAAGGGGCACCTGAGGGCTCTGGAAGGGCTTCCTCACCCCTTCCCATTCATTCTAACCAAAGGGCCCTCTTTACCTTGCAGAGGCGAGCACCGTCAGGAGCGCAGAGATCGGCCCTACTAGATGCAGAGACCCCGCAGAGCTGCATTGACtaccagatttattttttaaaccagaaaatgttttaaatttataattccatatttataatgTTGGCCACAACATTATGATTATTCCTTGTCTGTACTTTAGTATTTTTCACCATTTGTGAAGAAACATTAAAACAAGTTAAATGGTAGTGTgcggagttttttttttccttcttttaaaaatggttgTTTAACTAAGACTTTAACAATGGGAACCCCTTGTGAGCATGCTCAGTATCATTGTGGAGAACCAAGAGGGCCTCTTAACTGTAACAATGTTCATGGTtgtgatgtttttttttttttttaaataaaattccaaatgTTTATAAACAGTcatccttctcagcctctgttcCACAGTCACTGTGTGTCTGCTGGGAGCatgctcccaccccaccccacccaggagAGGGGTGCCTTCCAGGTAAACGGTTTGTTCAGGGGAAATAAGCGGTTGTGACATGGAAACAGACTCTGGCCCTGATGCAGCCTCTGAGACCCACTAGTGTCCAAAGGTTCAAGGGGAGATCCAGGTAAGGGAGGCATAGGAAGAACTGGAAATAACTTTGCCTTCCATGGGATCACGGATCAGGCACTAGGAGCATCTAAGGGGCTGCTCCCTCAGGTGAGGGACGATCCCTCTCAGGCGGACTGGGTCGAGTCCTCTCATCCCCAGCACTTCTGGGCATGCATTGTGTGCACCTCTGCTGTTTCTTTCCCTGGTCATTTCCTGTTCTGTGTTTGACTCCCTGCGTTTGGAAAACCCTCCCTTAACCAGCCATCATCCCCTTCTCTCCATCAAACCATCTTCCTGGCCCTTTCTACAGGAAGCGCATGGAAAGAGCTGTGTCCGCCCCTCCCTCTCTGGAACCCACTTCATTCTTCACCTGCACTAAAACAAGCAGCTCTCAGTCACCAACCACCTCTAATGTTGCCGAATCAATGGTCTTTCCTTCTCTGTTCTCCCATCTCCTTCAttgcttcctttttctcctaTCCCTAAATGCAGGAAGGCCCCAAGGCTAGCATTGCGCTCCGCTGAGCCCCCACACTGCCTGGCTGTCCTTTCCATACTGTGGCTTTAGCCCTTTCTCCCTAGGGCCAACTGGGCTTGGGTGCATGATGGGTGTAGAGCAGGGCTTGCTCTTGTCCCATCCTGCCTACACTACACCCCAGTTCAGCAAACACACACCTGCCCCAAACCTTGGAGTCATCCATGACCCATTCTCAAACCCCAGCCCCCAACCTAGCTCTCTTCCAAATCCAGGGCGGTGCAAatccacccacagcccccacctctATGACGCCACCTCACTGGGTTCCCTGCTTCTCCCCTCAGTATCTCCAGCCCTTCCTCAGAAGCCAGACCAaggtttgtggggttttttgttgttgtttgagatggtcttgctctcaccaaggctggagtacagtggtgcaatcacagcttcaCCTCTtgagctgagtagctgggactacaggtgtagcacccggctaatttttttgatgtttttgtacAGACCAGGtctcattgttgcccaggctggtctcaacttgggctcaagtgatcatcccaccttgacctctcaaagtgctaggattacaggcgtaagccaccacacttggcccaaaCCAACTTGACACGGGAGGTCATCCCCAGTCTCAAAACCATTTGGTGGCTCCAAGCATGCTTGCCATGCCCCAAAAGACCTCTGGGACCCCAGCTCCCCTGCTCTACCTTGCACGCCAGTCCAGCACTGTTCCTCAAGGGGCCGAGGACGCTCTCACCGCAGCCTTGGTGTGTCAGAGCCAAGATGCACACATACCTAGGAGGCCCAAACTCGACTAGGGCATCACTGGGTCCCTGCGtcgtgccaggcactgcactaagTACCTCCGTGCGTTTAATTCCTAATAACCTTCAAGGCAGGCAACATAGGACAGCCACACGTCAGCTGAGATGGGAATAGAGAGGTCAAGGGAGGACTTGCCATTGAGAGGCTGAATTGAGCTAAGGGTGGTCGCCCTCCAGACCCCGCATGCTCACCCTCCCACCAACCCACTGTATACAGGCACCTGCTTCTGAAAAGGATGGGTGCTCTGACATGACCCGCATGCTGCCAGCACTAAGGGAAGACAAGCAGCCTGCTCTGGAAGCTGCTACTGCACAAGCATCCGTCAGACTCTGGCATTGCATAGGCTCCCCAGGAGTAGCCTTATGTCCCTGCCGAGAGGGGTTTGTCACTGGCACTAAATAGCCCTGGTAGAGATGTTTACAGCAGGCAGGTCTATTTTTCTCAGCCCAAAGAAACTTCTGGACGCTCTGGGCACAGATGCCCTCAGGCAGCATGGATTCCGAGCCTGTCTCAAAGGGCTGCACGAAGCTGGCTGGTGCCAGGGCATGAAGGAGGTGGGCAGGGCAGAGAGCAGAGCAGGTGGAGAAAAAGCCTAGCCTCTACCCACACCCGGGTCAAACTCCCCAAAAGCACCTAGACTAAAAGTTGCCAACACAAACTTGAGGTCCCACGAGGCCACATGGCACAAGCCTGGGCAAAGGTGGCGGGGTCCATGGGGAGACTGATCTATGCCCACAGGGAGTGGCTCCCCTGCTCGACGGGGAAGAGCGCAGGgctgcagcaacagcagcagcagcagctgtggaGCTGAGGACAGTGCAGTCTGTGACAGGGACAACAGCTGGCCCTCGTGCTGTCCCCTCATACCCCACTCCTGACAGATCTGCTGGGCGCAGGGCCGGCAGTGAGGACAGTGTGATGCAGGCAGGTTGGAAAGAGCCCACTTGGGTTTTCCAGTTTTGCGTCTCTCTTGTGAAGGGCACTGGAGGCAGCTCAGGGTCACCTGTCCCACAGCCAGAGCAGGAGCTGACCAGCAGGTGTCCTTGGAGCTGAGCCCACACCTGGACACAGCAGCTGGAAGCCTCCTGCGAGTCCCTCACTTAGCCTGGGCTGTGCTCAGAGCCTCAGTCCAGACTGGAGAATTTGGAGTTCTAATCCAACCAGTGCCAGAGGTTCCTGGAGCTGCCCGGTAGCAGGGATGTAGGCCACAATGAGAGTTTTGCCACAGCCATCATCTGACCTCTAGCTGCAACCAAGGCCAAGCAGGCTGCTGGCTGGCACCCAGCAGTGGGCGCAAGAAACTGGCTATGTGCCCTCTGGCCAAAGGCCAGAAGGAGCCCACATGGGAGCCACAGCATTCTGTGCATAGAGGTGGGTGGCCTCAAGGGCCCGTGCAGATGAGCTCAGGGTCTCTATAGCCCAAACCTCCTGTCCCTCCAGCAGTTTCTGTGGTTTCTCTTGGTCCTGCAAGGAACAAGGGAGACCATGTAGAGGCTGAGGCTTTCCCAGAGGTGGCCCCACAGGCCCTGGGCCACCACACGACAGAGGGGGTCAAAGCTACGGTCTACCATGCCCTGGGCCAGGGGTCTGACCCCCCAGTGAGGTCTGCACCATAGCAGCTACATGTCCTAGAATCAGGTGGGAGGCTGTGGTCTAGAACAGGCCTCTTATCACCAGCCACAGCTcatgggagagaaggaggaaggaatctcgtgtgtgtgtgtgtgtgtgtgtgtgtgtgtgtgtgtgtgtgtgtgtgtgtgtggtgtgtggtgtgtgtgtgtgtgtgtgtgacggagtctcgctctgtcgcccagactggagtgcagtggcgcaatctctgctcactgcaagctctgcctcctgggctcacgccattctcctgcctcagcctctggagtagctgggactacaggcactcgccaccacgcccagagaattttttgtatttttagtggagacggggtttcaccgtgttaaccaggatggtctcgatctcccgacctcatgatccacccgcctcggcctcccaaagtgccgcgattacaggcgtgagctaccgagCCCAGCAGAAGGAATCTCTTTATAATCCCTCCTCCCCAGAGAAGCGGATATGCTGAGCCAGGCCACACTGAGCTGGGTAGTGGCATTATTTTTCACAACCCCATGATGTAACTACTACTACTGTCCCATTCTGCAGATGGTgccactgaggctcagggagcttCACCATCCCACCCAATGACCAATGACAGAGCGTGGGTTCCATCCAACTTCACCCATGTCCAAAACCCCAAAATGCAGCAAGGTAGGTATAAGCAGGAGTCAAATTCCTGCACAGCTGCTGGCTACACATATCCCatgccttctctgggcctcagtttgccCAAATTGTAAAATGAGAACACCTAAGAGTATCATAGCTCATCGGGGTATTTTGAAGATGAAACTGTTAAATGTCCACACCCTGATtcacccccaccccaaacctgcaaccctcctccacctccag includes:
- the EWSR1 gene encoding RNA-binding protein EWS isoform X12, coding for MASTDYSTYSQAAAQQGYSAYTAQPTQGYAQTTQQAYGQQSYGTYGQPTDVSYTQAQTTATYGQTAYATSYGQPPTGYTTPTAPQAYSQPVQGYGTGAYDTTTATVTTTQASYAAQSAYGTQPAYPAYGQQPAATAPTRPQDGNKPTETSQPQSSTGGYNQPSLGYGQSNYSYPQVPGSYPMQPVTAPPSYPPTSYSSTQPTSYDQSSYSQQNTYGQPSSYGQQSSYGQQSSYGQQPPTSYPPQTGSYSQAPSQYSQQSSSYGQQSSFRQDHPSSMGVYGQESGGFSGPGENRSMSGPDNRGRGRGGFDRGGMSRGGRGGGRGGMGSAGERGGFNKPGGPMDEGPDLDLGPPVDPDEDSDNSAIYVQGLNDSVTLDDLADFFKQCGVVKMNKRTGQPMIHIYLDKETGKPKGDATVSYEDPPTAKAAVEWFDGKDFQGSKLKVSLARKKPPMNSMRGGMPPREGRGMPPPLRGGPGGPGGPGGPMGRMGGRGGDRGGFPPRGPRGSRGNPSGGGNVQHRAGDWQCPNPGCGNQNFAWRTECNQCKAPKPEGFLPPPFPPPGGDRGRGGPGGMRGGRGGLMDRGGPGGMFRGGRGGDRGGFRGGRGMDRGGFGGGRRGGPGGPPGPLMEQMGGRRGGRGGPGKMDKGEHRQERRDRPY
- the EWSR1 gene encoding RNA-binding protein EWS isoform X8, encoding MASTDYSTYSQAAAQQGYSAYTAQPTQGYAQTTQQAYGQQSYGTYGQPTDVSYTQAQTTATYGQTAYATSYGQPPTVEGTSTGYTTPTAPQAYSQPVQGYGTGAYDTTTATVTTTQASYAAQSAYGTQPAYPAYGQQPAATAPTRPQDGNKPTETSQPQSSTGGYNQPSLGYGQSNYSYPQVPGSYPMQPVTAPPSYPPTSYSSTQPTSYDQSSYSQQNTYGQPSSYGQQSSYGQQSSYGQQPPTSYPPQTGSYSQAPSQYSQQSSSYGQQSSFRQDHPSSMGVYGQESGGFSGPGENRSMSGPDNRGRGRGGFDRGGMSRGGRGGGRGGMGSAGERGGFNKPGGPMDEGPDLDLGPPVDPDEDSDNSAIYVQGLNDSVTLDDLADFFKQCGVVKMNKRTGQPMIHIYLDKETGKPKGDATVSYEDPPTAKAAVEWFDGKDFQGSKLKVSLARKKPPMNSMRGGMPPREGRGMPPPLRGGPGGPGGPGGPMGRMGGRGGDRGGFPPRGPRGSRGNPSGGGNVQHRAGDWQCPNPGCGNQNFAWRTECNQCKAPKPEGFLPPPFPPPGGDRGRGGPGGMRGGRGGLMDRGGPGGMFRGGRGGDRGGFRGGRGMDRGGFGGGRRGGPGGPPGPLMEQMGGRRGGRGGPGKMDKGEHRQERRDRPY
- the EWSR1 gene encoding RNA-binding protein EWS isoform X3 is translated as MASTDYSTYSQAAAQQGYSAYTAQPTQGYAQTTQAYGQQSYGTYGQPTDVSYTQAQTTATYGQTAYATSYGQPPTVEGTSTGYTTPTAPQAYSQPVQGYGTGAYDTTTATVTTTQASYAAQSAYGTQPAYPAYGQQPAATAPTRPQDGNKPTETSQPQSSTGGYNQPSLGYGQSNYSYPQVPGSYPMQPVTAPPSYPPTSYSSTQPTSYDQSSYSQQNTYGQPSSYGQQSSYGQQSSYGQQPPTSYPPQTGSYSQAPSQYSQQSSSYGQQSSFRQDHPSSMGVYGQESGGFSGPGENRSMSGPDNRGRGRGGFDRGGMSRGGRGGGRGGMGSAGERGGFNKPGGPMDEGPDLDLGPPVDPDEDSDNSAIYVQGLNDSVTLDDLADFFKQCGVVKMNKRTGQPMIHIYLDKETGKPKGDATVSYEDPPTAKAAVEWFDGKDFQGSKLKVSLARKKPPMNSMRGGMPPREGRGMPPPLRGGPGGPGGPGGPMGRMGGRGGDRGGFPPRGPRGSRGNPSGGGNVQHRAGDWQCPNPSIGDFCCDVIVCRGCGNQNFAWRTECNQCKAPKPEGFLPPPFPPPGGDRGRGGPGGMRGGRGGLMDRGGPGGMFRGGRGGDRGGFRGGRGMDRGGFGGGRRGGPGGPPGPLMEQMGGRRGGRGGPGKMDKGEHRQERRDRPY